The DNA window AGCAGCCTTGGGGTCCTCAGGgaggactggggggtgggggaacacaGGGCTTAGGacagtgactcttttttttttttttttttagggcagcacctgtggcatatggaagttcccaggctaggagtcaaattggagctgcagctgccagcctaggctgcatccacagcaactccagatccgagctgcgtttgcaacctatacaacaactcatggcaacactggatccccaacccactgaacagggccaggggttgaaccctaatcttcacggatactagttgggttcattatcactgagccacaaggggaactcccagttaaaGATTTTGATGCCACTGGTACCTGGGTTCCAGCTTTGATGGGCAGCTTACTCGACCTCACTGAGCTTGGCTTTCTGCTTCAATCATTTTCTTTCCCCTACTATTTATTTGTGGAGGACCTGATGGTTAAGAACatgtgtttgggagttcccgtcgtggcacagtggttagcaaatctgactaggaactgggaggttgtgggttcgatccctggccttgctcagagggttaaggatccagcgttgctgtgagctgtggtgtaggtcgaagatgtggcccggatcccaagttgctgtggctgtggtgtaagccagtggctgtagctcagattagacccccagcctgggaacctctatatgccgcaggaagcaaaccctagaaaaggcaaaaaaaaaaaaaaaacatgtgtttGAGAGCTGAACTGACTAAGCACCAATCCAGCCTCTCTGAGTGATAACCCTGAGCAAGTGAATTTACTTCTCTGAGCTTAAGTTACCTTGTCTGCaaagtgaggataataataacTCTTATCTTCTAGGATCTCGTACCCAGTAGAAGACTCAAtacccattaaaaacaaaaacaaaaacaaaaacaaaaacaaaaaaaacggagttcccatcgtggcacagtaattaacgaatctgactaggaaccatgaggttgagggttcaatccctggccatgctcagtgcgttaaggatctggaattgctgtgagctgtggtgcaggtcgcagacacaactgggatccttcgttgctgtggctctggcataggccagcggctacagctctgattagacccctagcctgggatcttccatatgctgtgggagcggccctagaaaaggcaaaaaaaccccaaaaacaaacaaacaaaaaaacacttaaaacagtgtctggcacatggtaagcactcAACTGTATGCTACTCTGTCTTGCCTCACTTTTGCCACTTAACACCTGCAGGATACAGGGCCTGTGCTCCTATTTGCTGTTAAAGAGGATCAGGGAGGGAAAGCAAGTTGGTAGGAGGGTCACCTACTAGGTGGCAAATCTAGCCTTGGATTCATCACATCCCTCACACTACCTTCCCCAAAGGGTTGGAAAGCACTTTAGTTTCCGCTTCTGAACGGCACATACCAGGGTTTTGCAAACAGCAGCCTTGCCTAATGCAGGGCTCACACATAGCAGGTGTTCCAGAAAGAGTAGCCTGTTCTCTGACTTTTAGCTAGGGTGAATGGCTTGCtgtccccacacacacaccaccccatcccagctcctctGCTCTGCTAATTGGCTCCTCCAGCCTTGGCACAGCTTTGAGGGCTTGGCTGTCTCCCCAGTTGCATGTGGAGGGAAGGGACTCTCTTGCTCTTCATCTCACCTCCCTTCCTGGCTCCTCGGACCCTTGTCCTGTCTCGTCCACCCCCCTTCCCCACACACATTACCTCCCCAGCCTCACCCAGAGCTTCATGGGCCAGCATGTCCGACCGTCTCCACCGGGAGCCCCCGCAGGTAAAGATGACCGCTCGGATGAATTCACGGCCGCAAAGCTTCACTCCATAGGGTGACGCCCGGGCCTCAGTCCTCAGCCACAGCTCCCCAGCCAGCACCCATacggccagcagcagcagcagcagtggacGTTTGGCCATTCTGGACGGGCTGCCTGAGATGTGAGAGTGGACGCAGCAAGGCAGCTTTCTGATGGTTGGTGCCTCCTGGACCCCCATTTATACATCTtagctccccccacccaccatggAAGAGCCAAGTGACCTCCTTTATCTCCTCCTGCAGAGGGAAGGCGGCACagcacccaccccaccccgaccTTTTCCATCTCCCAGACCAAGCGATAACCTTTCGCCAAGGATGGGGTGACGTGGTCCAGCACACTGTCATTTTCAACAGAGAGAGGCGAGAAGGTCTCCATTCAGCAGAGACCAGGAACCCAGACCCCCATCAGACCAGAAGAGGGGTCACAGCCAGCCCCCCATCACCACCATACTGCTAGGGTCCCAGGGCCTCCTCTATAGTGACAACAACAGTAAGTGCTTACGCAGTATGCACTGTGGGaacttcaacctatgccacaacttgtggcaaagccagatccttaacccattgagcaaggccagaggccAACTTGAattggagggcttgttaaaacacagatctcaggagttccctggtggttcagtgggttaaggatctggcattgtcattgctgtgatttggattcgatccctggcccaggaacttccacatgctatgggtgaagccaaaaataaacagaaacaaaaacaaaccatagATTGTTGGGCTCTGACTGCAGAGTGTCTGAGGATCTGCCTTTGTGACAAGTTTCCAGGCCattctgatgctgctggtccagaaaCCACACTTCTGAGAGCCACTGGACTATGAAATCAAGACTAAGATTAAATCCatgttacagatggggaaacagaacAGTGACACAAGGTGCTCAAGATCAGCTGGTAAGTGGAGGTGGGAGTTGGGGTTAACAGAACCTCTGGCTCCAGAATCCACACTCCAAGCGAAAGTTTTtaaggattaaagaaaaaaaatgttttggggacagagcttcagttttgcaagatgaaaagggTTCTGGAGGTAGATGGTAGTGAAGGTGGAACAATGGTGTGAATGGACTTCATGCCACTGGATTGGAAgcttaaaatggttaaatggtACATTTTATACTATGcatttgttaccttttttttttcttaccaccctgaggcatatggggttcccaagccaggaatcagatctgagccgcagttgtgacctgtgctgcagctgcagcaacaccaaatccttaacccactgcacctggccagggattgaacctacgtcctagtgctacagagacactgccgatcctgttgctCCACTATGGGAACACCTATtatcaccatttatttatttattattattattattattttatttattgtttgtttgtttgccttttcttgagctgctcccgcggcatatggaaaatcccaggctaagggtctaataggagctgtagccaccagcctacgccagagccacagcaacgcaggatccaggctcacagctcacagcaacaccggacctttaacccactgagcaagggcagggactgaacccgcaacctcatggttcctagtcggattcgttaaccactgcgccccgacgggaactcctattattattattattatttttgtcttttctagggctgcacccaaggcatatggaggttcccaggttaggggtctaattggagctgtagctgctggcctacaccagagccacagcaactcgggatccaagttgtgtctgcgacctacaccatagctcacagcaattccagatccttaacccactgagcaaggccagggatcaaacctgcaacctcatggttcctagtcaggttcgttaaccactgtgccacaatgggaactcccctattatcataatttaaaaataatttttaaatatttaactaatatatacataaagaagATGTCACGAACtgggaaatgttttattttggtttttgactttttagggccgcacccacagcatatggaggtttccaggctaagggtccaatcagagctgtagctgccggccacagccacagccacagcaacgtaggatctgagccacatctgcaacctacaccacagctcccggcaacgttgaatccttaacccactgagcaaggtcagggatcaacctccgtccttatggatgccagtcagattctttaaccactgagccaagacaggaactccaggaaatgtttAACAATGGGCTCtcccaggttaaaaaaaaaaaaaaaaaaaaaggcggagaTTTGTAGCATCTATAGGGTTTCTGGTCAATTTCAAGCCATACATGTAATATCTGTGTGATGTCCCCAAATTCCTGAAAAGCTAACAATTTGTTCTCACAGGTCAGTATAAATAGGCTCCAGGACACcatcaaaatgtgaaaaacattaCAAtttgtgcaattaaaaaaaataattataaacaggACAACCACATCATCATCACCCAGATCAAGAAGTAGGATAGTAGTAGCACCATAAATGTCCCCCCTCCCTGGTCGCAATCCCTCCCTGCCAAAGTAACTGCCATCCTGACTTCAGCTAtcatcatttctttgcttttcattacagtttttgggttgttttttggggggtgcttgtttgtttgtttggtttggtttttgattttagggccgcacctgtggcatgtgagagttcccagactaggagtcgaatcaaagctacagctgctggcctacaccacagccacagcaaagccagatctgagccttgtctgtgacctacaccacagttcacggcaacactggatccttagcccactgaacagaggccagggatcaaacccacctcatggatgctagtggatACTCTCcacttcctgctgagccacaacaggaactcttcattaCAGTTTTTAACACAAACATGAGTGTCTCTGAAACAGATAACTGAGtctatatttctttccattttttttttcattctaacaaatcgaacttttttggggggccacacccatggcatacagaagatctcgggccagggatccaacccatgcaaCACcagtaatctgagccacagcagtgacaatgccagatcctttacctattCAGCCACTCGGAAACTCCTAATAACAAAttgaacttttttgtttgtttgttttttgtttttggtccttttgccatttcttgggctgctcccgcggcatatggaggttcccaggctagggtcgaatcagagctgtagctgccagcctacgccagagccacatcaacgcgggatccgagccacatctgtaacctacaccacagctcacagcatcaccggttccttaacccactgagcaagggcagggatcgaacccgcaacctcatggttcctagtcagatttgtttctgctgcgccacgacaggaactcccaaattgaaCTTTTTATCAGTGTATGACATACATGCAGAAAAGTGCCCAGGTCCTAAGTGGACACCTGGAAGAATCTTCACTAACTGAACACACTTCTGTATCCACAGCTCAGGTCCAAAAACAACGTTCCCAGCCTCCATCCAGAGCAGAGGAATTAAGCTTCACCTTCTGGGAGGAGAAATATGGAAGAATTTGTGGACATATATTAAAACTACACTAactgggatttcccactgtggctcagtgggttaaaaaccccaAATAGTGTCTTGtcaggattcaggtttgatccctggcctcaatcagtgggttaaggatctggcattgtcacaagcggTTATGTTgttcacagatgcatctcagatgtggcactactgtggctgggcggaggccaggggctgcagttcccattggaccccaggcctgggaacttccatatgctgcaggtatggccataaaagaaaaaaaaaatcaaattgcacTAATAAATACTTTGAGTGAGGCACTTTGAGGCTATACAAATATCCTGTTTCCCATCCCACTCACTGATCTTAGCATTTGTTGGGACATCATATGTGTAGAAATTACTACTGTGCTGTTTGTTTATTAGtaattttccatttactttaCTCCTTCTGCATTTGCTAGTTGTTATTTTGGGATTCTTCTTGAGTGAAGAATTGTTTTatctccatttgtttatttgtttagtcaCTTGTTTACACCCACATAGACTCATGAACAGTTATTTGGGTTAAAATCCAATACCATGGTTATTCATTTCATGGGCCAGATctttccagctttggccattgggagctctttcagcTGGCCCCTGCcctaagcattttatttcagGCACTGCTCTTTTGACATGACTCCATATTTTTTCTTAAGTAcgtccttactttctggcaccaCAAGctgttccaggctcatcttgcaTTTTCCCAGCCCCAGTCCTGGAATCAGCCAGGGAACCTGAGTTCCATTTATTGGAAAGTGGCATTGAGAAGCCAAGACTTGAAGGCTGGGTCTGCTCATTGCTATGGAATGGGGGCTGATGTTGTTGCTTCCAGGCCCTCTCAGATGATATTATTACTTAAAAGTGTTGAGgccaggggttccctggtggctcagcaggttaaggatccagcattgtcactgctgtggcttgagtcactgttgtggcatgagttgatccctggcctcgaagcttccatatgccatagctacgaccaaaaaaataaaaacaaaacaattaaaaaatatatattgaggtAATATGCCTACGAAATAAGgttgaccttttttaaaaatttttttatttagagaagacctttcattcagtatttctttctctctctttttttttttaaggggccacacctgccgcatatggaagtccccaggccaaggatcgagccatagccactgtagaagcaacgctgAGTAGTTAGGTTGTGAGCCACACAAGAAGTGCtcattcaatatttcttttagaatgggtttaatatttctgtattcttttagtttttgtttgttgaagaaatgatttatttctccttctattttaaatggtattcttgctgggtggagtagtctaggctgcagatttttccttttattttatttatttatttatttatttttgccttttctagggctgcacccgcagcatatggaggttcccaggttaagggtctaattggagctacagctgctggcctaccacagagccacagcaacgccagatccgagctgctatctgcaacttacaccacagctcacagcaatgccagatccttaacccactgagcgaggccagggatcgaacctgcaaactcatggttcctagtcggattcgttaaccactgagccg is part of the Sus scrofa isolate TJ Tabasco breed Duroc chromosome 2, Sscrofa11.1, whole genome shotgun sequence genome and encodes:
- the RLN3 gene encoding relaxin-3 isoform X1, which translates into the protein MAWKLVTKADPQTLCSQSPTIYGSPSRMAKRPLLLLLLAVWVLAGELWLRTEARASPYGVKLCGREFIRAVIFTCGGSRWRRSDMLAHEALGDVFSDTDSNADSELDEAMASSEWLALTKSPETFYGVQPGWQRTPGALRGSRDVLAGLSSNCCKWGCSKSEISSLC